The genomic DNA GCTAGCTAGGTAGCCATAGGTGTGGGTATGTGTTCCAACAAGAAGAGATGAAGCAAGGGAACACGGTCGTCCACCCGCCCTGGTCTTGCGAACTCGAATGCGAAGACATAGTTGATCCAGACTTGGACCCTGACTCCTACATGGCTTGCGTCCGTCAATGCTACTTGGGGTTCGGCAATACCGTGCATCATAAGGCACAAAGAGAAGCAAGGGGAGGAGTTGCTAGTCTCCCGACGATGCCGGGGGAGCACACgtcgggaagaagaagaagaataagaagaagggacAAACAAGTAAGAGGACGCCGTGGTCCACCTGAGCTACAACCCAGAGGCCTACTGCTACGACCTCTTGATCCACAAGAAGGGCCTGGATTTTCCTAAATGCATGAAGCCATCCGTTGATAAGGTTAATTAGGTGATTGATCTTCATCCATTGTTGTTCTGTAAGGGCACTATTAGTCTCTTGTTCGTTAACTACAACTGTTAGTTATCTCGGTTCTTTGCAGTGTTTCAAATAGTGGGCTACGCAAAATAGCGTCGTCCCTCCATATCAGCTATAGCTAGGCTATAGCCTGCTATACCCCACCATTTCATAAGTTTAACGGACTATGACACATAGCGGGACCTGTTAAAACAGCTAGAACTTTAAGTTTTTCCCCTAATTTCAAGCGTAAGCAGAGCAAAATCCAACGCCTTAGTTTCTTCAAGAAACCATGCCCTGCCTAAGCACATGTGTGGACTCCTCTATTCTCTCCCTCTTAGTTTCTGGCCGATGCCAAGCGCCTCCCTCGGAGCCCTTGGCATGGCAACAAAGCGGACGCCTAAGCACGGCGGAGCTTTATCATGGTTGCCCTCCTCCATTCTCCCCCCTCTGTTCCCCATGTCAACAAGAAAGCTCATCCATGCTCAGGTCGTTGGCGGAGGCTCCAGGTCGGGAGGGGCGATGACGTCAGCACGACTTCGACTCACTTTAGTGTTTATAGTCGTCGCTAGATGATCTACGAATTTGgatataatttttattatttcttgtaTTCGTTGTACTTTCATGAACTCACAGAAAAGAAATGATTAGGCCTTTGTTCCAGCAAAATTATTGACTATATTTAGGTGGCAGCACCCATGCATGCATCCAAGTTGCCGTTCCCACTCGCCGCAAGAAACAAAAAGTTGCACTTCCCACTAGTACGTAtatatatactcccttcgttcctaaatataagtcttttaagcgattttactaagggtctatatacggagcaaaatgattgaatctatactctaaagtatgtctatatgcattcgtatgtagtccactagtgaaacctctacaaagacttatatttaggaacggagggagtatatgcttAAATAGTACTAAATTTAGTTACCCCATTCTCATCACACCGCGCGCGAGGAAGAAAATGATTAATTGTTACAGCGTGGTTGACGGTTTGACGGTTAGGGAAAGCTTGTGGTAACCAACCGAAATATGTAATGCTTTTATATATTGTATATGTCAAAAACCGATGGAATATTACAAATATGCAGACGCCATGCATTATTATTCGATAGTCGATACACCCTCAGAAATCAACAACGAGAATGATCGATCTCGTGGTCGTGGGGGAAGGAAGCGAAGGATTCCTGCCATCGCGCTCCAAGTTACGAGGCGACCCTCTCGAAGACGTCGTTGACGAAGGAATTCCTCAGCGACGGGCGCGAAGATGTCCCGGTATTGGGCGTCTCCCCAGACGGGGTCTTCTTCTCGGCAGACTTGGTTGCTTCCGCCGCCGTGACATTCTTGTCGGCTGGCTTGGTTGCTTCCACCGCCGCGACATTCTTGTAGGCTGGCTTGGTTGCTTCCGTCGCCGCGACATTGTCCATGGGCTTCTTCTTTGCCGGCTTGGGCGCCATCCTTGGATGCTTGGATGAACACAACTGGTGGGAAAGGAAATGGCAGTAGGAGTAGTAGTGCAGTTGGATGTGGAAGGGGATGCGTTTTATATAGAGGGTGGAGGTAGGGGAGGAGCTGCGGGCTGATTGGCTGCTGACGGGATCAGTGACGCTCACGCCCATCATGGGCCCTTGTCAAGTTGCATATAACATTATAAACTGTACAAGCCATGAGGATAAATCTTGCATAACGTTCGCTGTATCTTTCAGACTCATAATTCATTCTATTGTATTGCATAAACACATTATAGGATGGTGGAAATACGACGTAGGCTATGGAGGTCACTAGGATATTATTGGTACACTGCTGCAAAATATGCAAACTCCCAGCGATACAGTTTCTACACGAAAGGTTGTACAACAGCAACAATATTGAAAATTCAGAACCAAACAACAGGATATGGCAACCACAGCAACAATCCAAAGCTGAATCAAGCAAACGATATTAGAAAGACGCACAGAAATTACCAGCCAAAGATCTGAAAATCAAAAAGGTTGACATGACATGGTGGAACACCAAGTTGTCGAGACATAAAGGAAGATGGCTGACTTCAACATGACAATACACTGACAAATCCAAGCATATTAACCGAAACAACTCAACAAGACACTGGACGACATGTCCACTTCACAAACAACACCATACAAGATGAAATAACCAATATGCTACAAGAAGGATCAAGTTTAGAGTCGATTCAATAGATAGCGCAAGAATGGAAGATCTATGTCCTCATTTTTAGTTTCACCATCTCCACCAGCAATGCCTACATGGAAAATCAGTCCAATAAATCAATGGATAAGATTAAGATTTAATACAATTTGAGGGGCAAAAACATATATTTTGTAACAAGGATTGGAATTTGTAAAAGAATCTCGAAACAtgctttcgccccgctttatatataaagcacatAATCCAGCATCAAGACAACACGGTCCAACAAAGTGAAAAAACAGAGGAAACGCTGGGGCACCAGCACAGTCCTGcccaataaaaagaaaaagaaatagaaaatgcCACATATATCACCAAGTGCAAGGAGAAGGATAATAATCATTACGAAGTAATGAAGGAGATTTTATGGCAATATCGATGTTCGAAGGGAATGTATTAATCAAGATTTACTTGCAAATTTCTCATCAATCCATAATCAAACAGTGCGGAGGATAATAGTGCTAGTTTCAACTAGTTAGCAACCGGCTGGTGAAAATACATTGTATGCACAGAACCATACTTAGCATTTAGCAAGTGCAACATAGCAATATACATATTCTAAAGATAAAGGCCAACTTCTGACAAGCAAGTGGAACGAGGCCCGTTGCCGGTAGGCTTGGGCTGACGTGGAGCATAGTGAAACGGTACGGATCGGGGTTGACCTAGGACTCTTGTGTTATATATACCTCTTGTATGCCGTCGCACGGGATAAGTTGATCAGTTGTAAATCCTCGGCGTTTGTAATCTCTCCCGATATAGTAAAGTTTGGCTGGCTGGCGTCCGTGGTTTTTCCCATTCGTGTTGGAGGGGTTTTCGACGTTAAAATCTTGTGTGCTCTGCTTGATTTCGTTCTTCATCATGTTCGATTGCGTGTTGTATGTAACAATAACGCAAACATGTTTGTACATCAAAATACATCTCTGATTAGAAGTACATCAAAATGAACTTACAACTTCAAAGAATAACGCACTAATCTACCATTTTTTTGACAAAGATTAAATCTGCCATTACACATGAAATAATTAAATTTGCTTGATACGACATCATGCCTGATGTTCAGCATCAACGGTAAATGTCCATCTTACACATGAGTTGAATGTTCTGTTCTCCAAAGGTGTGGAAGTTCTTCAGCTTGGCAAGTAAGTGATGATCAATGGCTTAGAGGCTTCCACATGCAGGAGTTAGGACTTCCAATTTGAAGCCTAGGGAGCTTCCATCAAACAACTGTCTTAATCAAGGTGCGCCTTATGGAAAACTTGTGCCTTTCATAATCGCTGGAGAAGGGGGCTTTGGGGAGTTTAAGCAGCTCAACTGTACAAACTTGTTTTTACTGAACAAGCTTGGCAGGGACATAGACAACAATCATGATGAGGTGATTGATCATATCAAAGTAGAGCAAGatgttgaaaatgttgaaatctgAGATGGGCTCAAGGCCCATAAGACAATTTCAAAAAATCTCTAAGGGTCAATGTAGGTGGTGTCATGACAAGAGATGGggagaagtttagtcccaccccgcttgtgaagaaggagttggacccctttataagaatATCTCTTCTACATGTTATTGGagcaagagaagagaagagaagagtccCTCGCGCAGTCCTTCtcctcgcctcgtcacgacgcgtgggctcgggggtgatctCTGTCTTGCCGAGCCCCCAGCCTTAGTCCTCCGCTGCCCGCCACGTTACATCACGACTTACCGCGGTTTGCGAGAATGAGCCGAGCCCATATCTACGCGTTTATTTTTgctggtcaggaacggagaatacataACGGACGCGCCACGATCTGAGATGTCGGATCGTGGGTTGTTACCGTCTCGGATGTGGGTccagcccacgtctctccacccggccGAGCCTATATAAGCGAGGCACCTGCCAACCCTAGCCGTCATGAGATCAGATCACCTCTGGCTCCACGCGCTCGTTCCTTTTATtgttgctgccgccggcgactccgctcCGTTCACCgcgaggccatggcggaaaccgagAAAGTTCTGACTGGCATGGAAACGATTTTTGGGCAAGGAGAAGCACTCGACAGGGATGCAATTTGGTGGGTCGAGAGCAGGATTGAAGACGGTTGGAAAGCCCGATTATTTGAGGAAGATACCGAGAAGCGGGGGTATCCGCTGGTGTCTACGGAAGCATCTGATGAACTTGGGGTGGCAGAGTATGCGGCGCCAGTGTGGGCAGACGAGGGGAGCACGGGGGAGAGAGGATGGTTATGGAGGGAGGCGGAGGAGAATCTCCTGGTGGAGGTCCTCGTCGTCCAGGGGGTGAACTGGCGAGGAATGGAGGCGGCTCATCCAAGCTAACCATCTGCCATCTGCACAATGAGAAAAAAAAATACCGTCGTGCATCTTAGCCTTGATATGAACACAAGACTCAAGATTCATTGGATTAAACGTTGGTGAGAAACCCACCTGGTGGCAGCTGCGATTCCAATTCCTTGGCTTGTTTTTCTGAATCCATGAGCCGTGATCCATCCATCTACCTAGGGCCCTAGGGGTCATACGATAAGGCGATTAGGGAATCCACGGAGCTAGCTAACACGAAAAGTGAAGGAACCGATGGAGAAGCTCACATGAATCGACGCCTAAAGTGCAATAGGGAAAGCAGGCTAGTTATCGGAGAGAAACTATAGGGGTGCTCACCGTCTGTTGCGCTTGGAGCGCCGCTGTTCTGTCATCGGGAGCTAGGGGCGAGGTCAAGCGTCGGAGGTCGGGGAAGGCGTGATTGTCAAATTTTGATACTAATCTCACGGCAGACAGGAGCAATTGAGATCGATACTGCGGATCATCAGTTAGAAGAAACAACTAGGATAGATGCTGATGGGAGAGATAATCTATTATATTTACCAGGTCAATCGTACGTACCTTGACTATCACATGCAGCATAACTATCATACGCTGTCACCAGTTGCACACTGTCTAACTTAAAATATTACAGTGATGCTTCGGCTTAATTAGTGTCCCACTTATGCATCCCACGCGGtcaacaagattagtttcttctatTTTTCTACTACTATTGCCTATAATGACGTGTTGATGTAACTGTAAAATTGCAAGTTATCCTCTCGAGTAATATGTGAGAAACGATAAATAAGTTTTGATACCTGTCTTGCACACATGAGCAAAATGTTTGTATTAAATCTCATGAGTACTATATACTCCAGTTAATACATGACCAGTAGCAGGCTTAAACAATAGAAACAGTAGTACACCTGAGTAAAATGTTTCCTTGTCGGCAAGACGTCACCTTAATCATCACAGATCAATTGAGTCATACATTGATATCTGACTGATGCAGTGTCAACGGCCACAGATCGGAAACATGATTGTGCGGCATGCAGAATTTTTGGATATACCAGCAGGTCCATAAGTACATCAAAATACATCTCAGCAGTACATCAAATTGAACTTGCAACTTAAAAGAATAACACATTAAATCTGCCATTTTTTCGAGTGAATTCCATATTTTACCCCCTAGATATGCATTTGTGACCCTAATTACCCCGTCGAGTGCAAATTCGTCTATAATATTCCTTTTAGAAGCTTTGAACCCTTGTTTTCTGATTGGTGTCTATTAGGCACGGTGTGTGGGGCCGCCAGGGGTCCAAAAAATTTGGACGACGACGAGAATTGGTACAGATGAACCAGAGAAGCCCGAACTTGATCATAAATGATGCCTTCCGATATTTACAcattttttttataaatattgAGACAACATGCTGACCCTATCTAGCATAAACAACCAAAATGCAAAATCAGGGTAAAAGCGCATTAAAAATCTTAAAAAACTGATATTTTGATAGAAGTTCCTCGAAATGGGGTAATATGTGTCACAAATATACAATTACAGGGTGAAAAGTTGAATTCACACTTTTTTTGACAAAGATTAAATATGCCATTACATACGAAATTATTAAATGTTCTTTATACGACATGGTGCGTGATGTTCTGCACCGATGGTAAATGTCCATCTTATTTATTTTTCGCAATCTCTTTTGCTCTTGGTTGGTAGATACAAGCTTTTTTTGTCAGCAAACCTTGATGCTTGATGTGCAACCTGAGAATTTTTGCCAACAGAGGAGGAGAAAACTGAACATCGAGCATAACATGCTAGACAACCCATGTATAAAACTGGATATATACCTGCAGAGCAATAAATAAAGGCTGGTTCATCCAATTATGCAACTCTCACAGAAATCTTAATTTTGCATGATTCTGACAATAAATTTTGACTTCATCACTGTACAAATTATAAGAAAATACCGAAAGCTTAATCGTCCAAAAACACTATTAGACAAAATAAGTGAGAATAGAAACGGAGAAAGAAAGAGAAAACGTTTATAATGGCATACCTTCAAAATATATGCTTTTTTCAACCTCTATGGTTCACATGTTCTAAATTCTCCTTGCCGCATATATAAATACATATGATCGCAGTAGAAACTAGTATAATCTCCCAGATCTATACTGGTAATATATAAGCTTGCATCCATCCATTAGAGGCAAATACTAGACTTCTTCCCAGGTCGTTTGAAATCAACAACATACTTTTTAGAAATGTAAGGACTAGACTAGACTGTTCAGTAACCAAACTAATTCATGCACTTTAATTAGAAAATTCATCATCTTATAAACTGAGTATCTAAGATGAAAAAAAAAATTGCCTTGAAGACTGAAAGTACACACTTGGCAAGAAGATAAATTTACCTTCTTGTTCATCCAAGATAGAACGTCAGCAGATCTCATGTGTTCACAGCTCTAGATCCAACCACTTCCATCCAACTCCCTTGGCTACATGCAAAGAAGGACAAAACCCAAATGAGATAGCGTTGATTTAAACAGCCATATATGTTTATAACTGGAGGCCCTGAATTTAGTTTTTGTTACAATGTCTGGAAGTGAAGCCACATTATTATCATGTAAAAAACAAGAATTGTAAGGCAGATTAGATGTTCATAGAAAACACATATCTCCACAAGTGTTGACGAGAGCACCTATACTAGTAGTGACCAATGGACGGAACAGAGTATGTACATATTAGGATATCTTAGTGATAGAATTTGCACTATATAGCATCATTTGAATTAGTTGAACTGGTACAGTTTTTTGACAATTAACAAAGTACATGTTGTTATGAATTAATGATTAATATCAAGATCGGCAAAAAATATTTTAATTTTTAAGAGAAGGAATTGGAACATACAACAAGCTTTAAGTTTCCAAATGCTCCAATCAAATTTCTATTCAAGAGAACATATTGTATCAATCTCATTTTAGTGAAATTAATTGTTGTCATTTTCCAATTACAAGAAAACTGAAATCCCTAATGAATAATTATTGATAAATGAAAGTAGAAATGGGTAGGCAACAAAGCGGTACTTCACATGTAGCAATGGGGATGCAACATAGTAAAAATATGTTATTGTCCTACCATCAATATAGCCCCGGTTTAAACTAAGAAATTACATCACCATGCGATCATCATACTGAGCATATTCTTATATATCTAGTCGATCTTTACCCACATCAGCAATATTTCATGGATCACTTAACAAAACTATCTTAATGGATCTTAGCAAAACAATCTAATTGGATTTTGTTATGCTTGTGCAATATAGATAGGAAGGACTTACCTGCGGTATAGAAATTCGCGTAGGGATAGTAGATGTTCGAAGACTTGAAATTTCTTTTAATAATATGCTTGATCTCCATCATGTCAACTTCGAGCGTGAAGTCACCTCTAATTGTAGACAGAAcaatgacatttgtgttttcatcaTACCCATTTATTTTTACATACTTGTCATTATACCCCTTTATTCTTACACTTTCTTCGTCCATAAACATCTGTGGAAAGAGGTCCTCCAGTTGAATGGTTGtgtgcagaagaacccatctgacAACACCATCATAGTCTGGTTTCTGCTCCCATAACTGAATGGTCAGTTCAGACAAGTATGCTAGGCCAAGTCTACTATCCTTTGTCCGTATGAGCTGAACGGATCCGAAGGATAGGGTAATACATGATGGGGTCTTAATCACACGAAGGTTCTGATCTGCAAGACCAAACACTAGGACGCCAACTCCACTAAGCAACCAACAAAGTTCATTCCCAACAAGGACACCAGGACTTATGAAATAAATTCGATCAGTAATGTCCGTGAAGACAATCTCTCCCCATCCACCGGATGCGGATTCGTAGAGGCAAGCGAATGGTTGCTTGTGTCTGACAACCCAGATCAAGACCAATTTGAAAGGGCTCGAGAAGCAATCGCCGTGCACGTGCCCATCTTGATCATCAGCACACATCACCGAGGCATGCCAGAATGCCACTTCATTTTTATGAAGCCCCGATGGAAAATTCACGCGGTGTTGTTGACCAGAGAGGGGATCCCACACAATGATCTGGCGATGCTGCCACATATTGACTAGGACGGCAAGGCCATGGCGGCATCCGAGCAAGTCCCAGCTAGCGTAGGGTTTGCTGGGCTTGGGCACGGAGAAGCGCTCGGCAGGGATGTGATAGGGCGGATCTACTGGTTTGAAGACGGTGGGCATGCCCCATTCTTCGGCGAAGAAGCCGAGGAGTGGAGGCTTCTTGTGGTGTCTCCGAAAGCAGGCGAGGAACTTGGGGTCGGAGAGGATGCGGCGCCAGCGCGGGCTGACGAGGGAGGCGCGTGGGAGGGAGGATGGCtgtgcagggaggcggaggaggatctCTTGGAGGAGGTCCTCGTCGTCCAAGGGGGCCAACGGCGACGGCGTAGAATCGGTGCTGCTCATACAGTGAATCAGCTGAAATCCCCTGAAGCGAAAGCGAGCTGATCTAAAGTTCCTAAAACACAAATAGAGGAACAGAATCATCAAAATCAGATTGAGGAAGGAAGACACGTACGGGAGAGATGCAACAAAAAAGCAGGGAGTGCTCACGTCTGTTTCGCCTGGAGCTTGGGGTAGGAAATCTGGGGACGGTGGTGCTGCGGTCTAACTTGCGCTTATCCTATATTGCTTCTGATTTCAGGGCCGACAGGATGTCAAAGTCAATCGTAGCAATCGCTGAATGTATCAGGCAATAATTGAGCTTTGAGATGattatttttttagaaaaggaggttaaacccccggtctctgcatcaatcgatgcatgcagccatgtttattaattattccacaaaggtcTAAAAAAATATACATCAATCCATCCAAAGccatcactcacacctacaaactcgataatgtaGAGTGCTTTCATCCTGcatatctaagaccggtgttgtcgctaatccatccacataacgtatcaggaacaacagccggtgcagcacacctaaaacgcacaGCTCACGTACACGTTTTacaagccgccatcatcatcgaaccactgacccatcttcagaaAAAGATCTGCATCATCTTTACCAGTTCaaacatccgtcgacgccaccacggcgtccaacggcgccaccgccctgcgctcatccgtcc from Hordeum vulgare subsp. vulgare unplaced genomic scaffold, MorexV3_pseudomolecules_assembly, whole genome shotgun sequence includes the following:
- the LOC123420461 gene encoding histone H2B-like, which produces MAPKPAKKKPMDNVAATEATKPAYKNVAAVEATKPADKNVTAAEATKSAEKKTPSGETPNTGTSSRPSLRNSFVNDVFERVAS
- the LOC123420456 gene encoding uncharacterized protein LOC123420456 isoform X1, translated to MILFLYLCFRNFRSARFRFRGFQLIHCMSSTDSTPSPLAPLDDEDLLQEILLRLPAQPSSLPRASLVSPRWRRILSDPKFLACFRRHHKKPPLLGFFAEEWGMPTVFKPVDPPYHIPAERFSVPKPSKPYASWDLLGCRHGLAVLVNMWQHRQIIVWDPLSGQQHRVNFPSGLHKNEVAFWHASVMCADDQDGHVHGDCFSSPFKLVLIWVVRHKQPFACLYESASGGWGEIVFTDITDRIYFISPGVLVGNELCWLLSGVGVLVFGLADQNLRVIKTPSCITLSFGSVQLIRTKDSRLGLAYLSELTIQLWEQKPDYDGVVRWVLLHTTIQLEDLFPQMFMDEESVRIKGYNDKYVKINGYDENTNVIVLSTIRGDFTLEVDMMEIKHIIKRNFKSSNIYYPYANFYTAAKGVGWKWLDLEL
- the LOC123420456 gene encoding uncharacterized protein LOC123420456 isoform X2 gives rise to the protein MSSTDSTPSPLAPLDDEDLLQEILLRLPAQPSSLPRASLVSPRWRRILSDPKFLACFRRHHKKPPLLGFFAEEWGMPTVFKPVDPPYHIPAERFSVPKPSKPYASWDLLGCRHGLAVLVNMWQHRQIIVWDPLSGQQHRVNFPSGLHKNEVAFWHASVMCADDQDGHVHGDCFSSPFKLVLIWVVRHKQPFACLYESASGGWGEIVFTDITDRIYFISPGVLVGNELCWLLSGVGVLVFGLADQNLRVIKTPSCITLSFGSVQLIRTKDSRLGLAYLSELTIQLWEQKPDYDGVVRWVLLHTTIQLEDLFPQMFMDEESVRIKGYNDKYVKINGYDENTNVIVLSTIRGDFTLEVDMMEIKHIIKRNFKSSNIYYPYANFYTAAKGVGWKWLDLEL